In one window of Scyliorhinus canicula chromosome 17, sScyCan1.1, whole genome shotgun sequence DNA:
- the LOC119952370 gene encoding regulator of cell cycle RGCC-like, which produces MDSNDAVNSVWDENEFDALLNEFNTVMEDLSCPTNNGVQYEEHLNQMKMSSAIAADSGIDDSDSTGSSAGSSLNCSIEKLNSVDTTTSKAKLGDTRDLEDFIADLDQTLAEMM; this is translated from the exons TGTGGGATGAGAATGAATTTGATGCTCTCCTGAATGAATTCAATACAGTCATGGAAGACCTCTCCTGCCCCACAAACAATGGTGTTCAGTATGAGGAGCACTTGAATCAAATGAAGATGAGCTCCGCCATTGCTGCTGACAGTGGAATCGATGACTCGGATA GTACAGGCTCATCTGCTGGGAGCAGCTTAAACTGTAGTATTGAGAAACTGAACTCTGTGGACACAACAACATCCAAAG CCAAACTTGGAGACACAAGGGATTTGGAGGATTTTATTGCAGACCTGGATCAGACATTAGCAG AGATGATGTAA